Proteins encoded in a region of the Deltaproteobacteria bacterium genome:
- a CDS encoding UDP-3-O-[3-hydroxymyristoyl] N-acetylglucosamine deacetylase encodes MKSVKASGIGLHSGEKVSLKINPSPANTGICFVRSDLSREQVIPARAEYIVDTSFATTIGVEKVSVSTIEHLMAALSGAGVNNALIEVDGPEIPAMDGSAAPFLSLLQKAGLKAQYEPVRYIKILEPVTVKMGDKLLSIEPSRNFIVSFEIEFEHPLIAKQRFAGKITPQTFASQISKARTFGFLSEVELLRENGFARGGSLENAVVIGDTSIYNRGGLRFSDEFVRHKVLDLIGDLYLLGSPVLGKVKAVKSGHSLHHVFSLELLNNPYAWEYMEHDKAWGLPVWAGHKDDVISAAVPA; translated from the coding sequence ATGAAGTCCGTAAAGGCATCCGGCATAGGACTGCATTCAGGGGAAAAGGTCTCTTTAAAGATAAATCCGTCTCCGGCCAACACCGGAATTTGTTTTGTCCGCAGCGACTTAAGCCGTGAACAGGTTATTCCGGCCCGGGCAGAGTACATAGTAGATACCAGTTTTGCTACTACTATAGGTGTTGAAAAAGTATCTGTTTCAACCATTGAGCATCTGATGGCGGCTCTGTCGGGAGCGGGTGTGAACAATGCCTTGATCGAGGTTGACGGGCCCGAAATTCCGGCAATGGATGGGAGCGCCGCACCATTTCTTTCTCTTCTGCAAAAGGCAGGTCTGAAGGCCCAGTATGAGCCGGTACGATATATTAAGATTCTGGAGCCGGTGACGGTGAAAATGGGTGACAAGCTTCTGAGTATTGAGCCTAGCAGGAATTTTATCGTATCTTTTGAAATAGAGTTTGAGCACCCCCTTATTGCCAAGCAACGTTTTGCCGGCAAGATCACGCCACAGACATTTGCAAGCCAGATCAGCAAGGCGAGGACTTTTGGTTTTCTCAGTGAAGTGGAGTTGCTGAGAGAGAATGGCTTTGCCAGGGGTGGATCTCTTGAAAATGCTGTGGTTATAGGCGATACATCCATATACAATAGAGGTGGCCTGCGGTTCTCTGATGAATTTGTCCGCCACAAAGTTTTGGATTTGATCGGAGACCTTTATCTCTTGGGCAGCCCTGTTTTAGGAAAGGTAAAAGCCGTAAAGAGCGGCCATAGCCTGCATCATGTTTTCTCTCTGGAATTGTTAAATAACCCCTATGCCTGGGAGTATATGGAACATGATAAGGCCTGGGGGTTACCAGTCTGGGCTGGTCACAAAGATGATGTGATTTCCGCAGCCGTTCCTGCCTGA
- the cas7c gene encoding type I-C CRISPR-associated protein Cas7/Csd2, producing MVSKHCCYRFMVAKKWMCKNFYDIRTFGAVMSTGDKTCGQVRGPVQLAFARSIDPIVGLDVAMFRTAAVSVDKPDNKGLGARKAIVPYGLYRVHGFISAPLAKQTGFSEDDLNLFWDALKNMFDHDRSAARGEMATQKLIVFKHDSELGNAPASKLFDLVTVEKNCGDDPPRSFADYTVTVDKGSAPSGVSVDEKL from the coding sequence ATGGTCTCAAAACATTGTTGCTATCGGTTTATGGTAGCTAAAAAATGGATGTGTAAAAATTTCTACGATATTCGGACTTTTGGTGCAGTAATGTCTACAGGAGATAAAACTTGTGGTCAGGTACGTGGTCCAGTTCAGCTTGCATTTGCCAGAAGTATTGATCCCATAGTCGGTCTGGATGTGGCGATGTTTCGTACTGCAGCTGTCAGTGTTGATAAACCGGATAACAAAGGACTGGGGGCTAGGAAAGCCATAGTTCCTTACGGTCTCTACCGCGTGCACGGCTTCATCTCTGCACCCTTGGCGAAACAGACCGGATTTTCCGAGGATGACCTGAATCTGTTCTGGGACGCTCTGAAAAATATGTTCGACCACGACCGTTCAGCAGCCAGGGGCGAGATGGCGACCCAGAAACTGATCGTTTTCAAACACGATTCCGAACTGGGAAACGCCCCGGCCAGCAAACTCTTCGACCTGGTCACAGTGGAAAAAAACTGCGGCGATGACCCGCCCAGATCCTTTGCTGACTATACGGTAACAGTTGACAAAGGCTCTGCACCTTCCGGAGTCTCAGTAGATGAAAAGCTGTAG